TCACGCGACCGAGGTCCTCGGGGTTCACATGAACCTCGAGGACCTCGCCACGTGCGCTCGACGCGGAGACGACCTTCACTTCGTCAGGGCGATCGACGATCCCCTTGACGAGGTGTTCGAGCGCGGACTGGAGCAAGGCTTTACGCCTCGTCCGTCGCGGTCTCGGCGGGAGCCTCTTCGACCTTGGCCGCAGGCTTCTCGGC
The sequence above is a segment of the Agromyces hippuratus genome. Coding sequences within it:
- a CDS encoding RNA-binding protein produces the protein MLQSALEHLVKGIVDRPDEVKVVSASSARGEVLEVHVNPEDLGRVIGRAGRTAKALRTLVTALADGRRVRVDVVDTDD